The Christiangramia flava JLT2011 genome has a segment encoding these proteins:
- a CDS encoding chaperone modulator CbpM, which translates to MKREDLIPAEEICVRYKVERKFVRSLFDSGIIEVITIEKTEYIPQDSLTNFEKMIRLSRDLKINLEGLEAIHHLLGQIEKLQKDNRRLRNRLGLYE; encoded by the coding sequence ATGAAACGTGAAGATCTAATCCCGGCAGAAGAAATTTGTGTTCGCTATAAAGTAGAAAGGAAATTTGTGCGATCGCTTTTTGATAGCGGGATCATCGAGGTGATCACCATTGAAAAGACAGAATACATTCCGCAGGACAGCTTAACGAATTTTGAAAAAATGATCCGTCTTTCGCGCGATCTGAAGATCAATCTCGAAGGTCTCGAAGCGATACATCACTTACTGGGGCAGATCGAAAAGCTCCAAAAAGACAACAGGCGATTAAGAAATCGCCTGGGCCTTTATGAATAA
- a CDS encoding DnaJ C-terminal domain-containing protein — MEFIDYYKLLELDQSATAKDIKKAYRKLARKYHPDLNPNDKEAQARFQQINEAHEVLSDPEKRKKYDQYGKDWQHAEQFEQAKRQQSAAGGSGFGGGFGGGQQYAYSGNFDDDTFSDFFEQMFGGRARAHGSGRGGHYKGQDFNAELQLRLSDIYESQKQTLTVNGKNIRLTIPAGVEDGQTIKIKGHGGPGIQGGPKGDLYITFNILNDTSFKREKEHLYAEKQISLSTAVLGGEIEVETFTGKVRLKVKPGTQNGAKVKLKGKGFPKYKKEGFGDLFVTYKVNMPEKLTAEQKELFEKLQKSGL, encoded by the coding sequence ATGGAGTTCATAGATTATTATAAACTACTCGAACTGGATCAATCGGCAACTGCAAAAGACATTAAAAAAGCCTATCGAAAACTGGCGCGGAAGTACCATCCTGATCTCAATCCAAACGATAAAGAAGCCCAGGCACGTTTTCAGCAGATCAATGAAGCTCACGAAGTTTTAAGTGATCCTGAGAAACGGAAGAAATATGACCAGTATGGAAAAGACTGGCAGCATGCCGAGCAGTTTGAACAGGCTAAAAGGCAGCAAAGTGCTGCCGGAGGTAGTGGTTTTGGCGGAGGCTTCGGCGGGGGGCAGCAGTATGCCTATTCCGGGAATTTTGATGACGATACGTTTTCTGACTTTTTCGAGCAGATGTTCGGTGGAAGGGCGAGGGCTCATGGTTCCGGTCGTGGCGGTCATTACAAAGGCCAGGATTTTAACGCAGAGCTGCAGCTTCGGTTGAGCGATATTTACGAAAGCCAGAAGCAAACGCTTACCGTCAATGGTAAAAATATCAGGTTAACGATTCCAGCCGGCGTGGAAGACGGGCAGACGATCAAAATTAAAGGTCACGGCGGCCCGGGGATCCAGGGTGGTCCCAAAGGGGATTTGTATATTACCTTTAATATCCTGAATGATACTTCCTTTAAACGCGAAAAGGAGCATTTGTATGCTGAAAAACAGATCAGCCTTTCCACCGCAGTTCTGGGAGGGGAAATCGAGGTAGAAACCTTTACAGGAAAGGTGCGGCTTAAAGTGAAACCCGGAACCCAGAATGGCGCGAAGGTAAAATTAAAAGGAAAAGGTTTTCCGAAGTATAAAAAAGAAGGTTTTGGGGACCTATTCGTGACCTATAAGGTGAACATGCCGGAAAAACTGACGGCCGAGCAGAAAGAATTATTTGAAAAACTTCAAAAATCAGGATTATGA
- a CDS encoding DinB family protein, with product MNQKVQNYIRSMSEVFEGDPWYGTSVMRKLENVPHVIGFKSCIPDSHTTAEIVMHLIQWKKFALEKLQGNELHDIEIDSANDWPKIRVDSKEEWEKLKRDLVSAQQKIYEFLEQKNDEYLEEIVPGRDYDIAYLLRGIIQHDIYHLGQIGLIGSQLKLEENNHTGVFNLKE from the coding sequence ATGAATCAAAAGGTGCAAAATTATATTCGCTCCATGTCTGAAGTTTTTGAGGGCGATCCATGGTACGGAACTTCAGTCATGCGAAAACTGGAAAATGTGCCTCATGTCATTGGCTTCAAATCCTGTATTCCAGATTCTCATACTACAGCAGAGATCGTGATGCATCTTATTCAGTGGAAAAAATTTGCATTGGAAAAACTCCAGGGAAATGAATTGCACGACATTGAAATAGATTCAGCGAACGACTGGCCTAAGATCAGGGTCGATTCCAAAGAAGAATGGGAAAAACTTAAGCGGGACCTGGTTTCCGCCCAACAGAAAATTTACGAGTTTTTGGAACAGAAAAACGACGAGTATCTCGAGGAAATTGTTCCGGGTCGTGATTATGACATCGCTTATCTTCTGCGAGGAATCATCCAGCATGATATTTACCACCTGGGGCAGATCGGTCTCATCGGGAGTCAGTTAAAACTGGAAGAAAACAATCATACCGGAGTGTTTAATCTCAAAGAATAG
- a CDS encoding succinate dehydrogenase cytochrome b subunit, translated as MGGFLKSSVAKKFAMALSGLFLVLFLLQHFSINFLSVLSPELFNETSHFMGTNVLVQFLLQPVLILGIIFHFVMGIYLEVKNNKARPVKYKKFNGGSNSSWMSRNMIFTGLVVLAFLGLHFYDFWIPEIVHKYVEGSPEDAGRYYGELVEKFEDPIRVGLYVISFIFLMLHLLHGFSASFQSAGWHSKYKPWIRKATVAFSVIIPLGFIFIALFHYITNV; from the coding sequence ATGGGTGGATTTCTAAAATCTTCAGTAGCAAAAAAGTTTGCTATGGCCTTATCAGGGCTTTTTCTGGTCCTTTTCTTACTTCAGCATTTTTCCATCAATTTTTTATCGGTTTTAAGTCCGGAACTTTTCAATGAGACCTCTCATTTCATGGGAACCAATGTTTTGGTCCAGTTCCTGCTTCAGCCGGTTTTAATACTTGGGATCATATTCCATTTCGTGATGGGCATTTACCTGGAAGTAAAGAACAACAAGGCCAGACCAGTGAAATACAAAAAATTCAACGGAGGCAGTAATTCATCCTGGATGTCCAGAAACATGATCTTTACCGGTCTTGTGGTTTTGGCTTTCCTGGGACTGCATTTTTACGATTTCTGGATTCCGGAGATTGTTCACAAGTATGTGGAAGGAAGCCCGGAAGATGCAGGCCGTTACTATGGGGAACTTGTGGAAAAATTTGAGGATCCTATTCGTGTTGGGCTGTATGTGATCTCATTCATATTCCTGATGCTGCACCTGCTTCACGGGTTTTCAGCCTCTTTCCAGAGTGCTGGATGGCATAGTAAGTACAAGCCATGGATCAGGAAGGCGACGGTAGCTTTTTCTGTGATCATTCCGCTTGGGTTTATTTTCATCGCCCTGTTTCATTACATTACTAACGTTTAA